The DNA sequence AAAAACTCTGATCCGCGGGCGGCCCTCGAGGCATCAGAATACAACAACGCCCAGATCGGCGCCTTCTCGGCCCAGATGGCCCTGGAACGAGCCGGCCTCTCTACAGCAGACATCGGCATGGTCATCTCGGGAAGCTCCGCCTCGGATCATCTGACGCCGGTGGAAGCATCGACGATTGCCGCAGAGCTGAACATTGATGTACCCTGTCTGGATGTGAATTCGGCCTGCAGCAGCTTCGGCATGGACGTCCATGTCCTGAGCATGATGAAACCGGAGGCCCTCCCCCCCTTTGTGCTGATCGTCAACCCGGAAACCATGACGAAAAGCGTGGATTATTCGGATCGCAGCATCGCCGTTCTTTTCGGGGATGGAAGCGCCGCAGCGGTGGTTTCCAGTCGGGAACCCTCCCGGTCCGTTTTTCTTTCCAGTTTCTGTGATTCGAAACCCACGGCCTGGGAAAAGGTCGTGATTCCCCGGATGGGGTATTTTCGTCAGGATGGGCATGCGGTTCAGGGGTTCGCCATCCGCAAGACAACGGATTCGATCCGCACCCTGCAATCCGTCTATCCGGTCAACCGCTTTGTCGGTCATCAGGCAAATCTCGGGATGCTCCGCACCGCCTGCGAGCGCACCGGCATTGTCGAGGATCAGCACTGGCATAATGTGGAACATTTCGGCAACACGGGCTGCTCCGGCGCTCCCGCCGTTCTGAGTCAACATTGGCAGGACCTGACGCCCGGTGATCATGTGGCGGTCTGCGTTGTGGGAGGCGGCCTCACATGGGTGCATACCCTGTTAAAAATTGAGGATTCATTATGACTTATGAGGAGTTTCGCGAACGCGGCAGCTTCAGCCTTGAAGATCTGCTGGCTTTCGCTTACGGCAATCTCGTGGAAAATCGTCCCGAAGGCTTTGAAGCCCGCCTTCCGGCACCGCCCTTTCTCATGCTGGATCGCATCCTGACGATCACCCACGAAGGTCGACAGGGCCGCATTGTAGCGGAACAGGATATTCGCCTGGATGCGTGGTATTTTCAGTGTCATTTCTCCGGAGATCCTATCCAGCCGGGATGCCTCTGCGTCGATGCCGTCTGGCAGTTGCTCGGTTTTTATTGCGTCTGGCGCGGGGCTTTAGGCGCCGGCAGAGCGCTCGGCTGCCAAAGCGTTTCCTTCAACGGCCAGATTCGGCCGTATAACCGTTGCGTTCGCTACGAAGTGGATATTCGCCGCTTTTCCCAGTTGAAAGATTCCGGGGCCAGCGTCGTCATCGGCGATGCGAAAATCTTCGTCGACAATGAATTGATCACGGAAATTACGAGGGCCCAATCCGGTGTTTTCAGCGGCATCGTTTACCCGGATTATCCAAAGCACTCCCACAATTCGGTGGGAGGAATCATTAGGAGTTAACCATGAGTTCAGACAAACCAGTGGCCATAGTGACAGGAGGCGGTACGGGAATTGGAGCCGCTTGTTCGAAAGTTCTTGCCCGTGATGGTTTCCGGGTGGGGATCAATTATATCGATATCGTCGAGGACTCGGCAAAAGCCGTTCTCGCGCAGATTGAAGACGGCTTTCTTCTCAAAGCGGACCTCACGGATGCGGACCAGATTGAATCCATGCTTGCGGAAATCAAGGAAAAGGCCGGCCGTGTCGATGTGCTCCTCAATGCCGCCGGGATCTCCATCAACAAGGACATCAACAGCATGACGCTGGAGGATTTTGACTTGCAGCGGGCCATTGTCAGGGGAAGCTGGTATCTGACGAAACGGATTCTCCGTCTTTTCATGCTCCGGAAAAACAGCGGCCGCATTATCAACATTTCCAGTGTGGTCGGCCATTCCGGCAATAGCGGACAGATTCCCTACACGATGGAAAAAGCCGCATTGGACGCCTTCACAAAGTCGCTCTGCAAGGAACTGGCAGGGAGAAACATCCTGGTGAATTCCGTTGCGCCGGGATTCATTGACACCCCGATGACCCAGAATCTGCCCGAGGAAGTTAAAAAGCGCATTTTAGACAGTATTCCCCTGGGACGTCTCGGCGACCCCGAGGAAATTGCCGATGTGGTTTCCTTTCTGGCCTGCCGGGCTTCCTATATCTCAGGTACGGTGATTCATGTAAACGGAGGCCTTTATGGTGGTTGATCAGGTGACGAAGGACCTCGTTCTGAACGCGGTTCCTCAGCAATACCCCTTTCGGTTCATCGATGAGATCATCGAACTCGACGAGAATCACATCGTGGGAGCCTACCGTTATCGTGAGGATGAATATTTTTATAAGGGGCACTTTCCGGATCGTCCGATTACCCCGGGAGTTATTCTTATCGAAACCATGGCCCAGACCGGCGTCGTGGCCTTCGGACTCTATCTGACGATGCAGCAGAGGCATAATTCTCTTGAAGAGACCAGACAATTGACCACCCTTTTTACGTTTGTAGAAAGTGTAGAATTCAACAATATTGTATCTCCCGGTGAACGGGTGATCATCCGCGGTGAAAAAATTTATTTTCGGAGAGGAAGCCTGAAAACAAAGGTGAGCATGGAACGGGAAAACGGTGATAATGTCTGTTTTGGTGTGCTAGCCGGGGCGGGGGTTATGTTAAATGAAGCGTAGAGTCGTTATTACAGGAATGGGTGTCATTGCACCCAACGGTCATGGTTTAGAGGAATATGAAGCGGCCCTTCGCGAAGGCCGATCCGGCATCCGCTATATTCCGGAGTTGAAGGAGCTCAATTTTGCCTGCCAGGTCGGTGGAATCCCTCAAGGTGTTGAGGCGTTGCGCGAAAGTTATTTCGTCCCCGAACAACTGGTTTCGATGAATGAGAACATCGGCTATGCGGCGATCTCCGCCATTGATGCCTGGAAGGATGCGGGACTCACCGTTCCTTCTTTCGATTCCGACGAGGTGGATTGGGATTCAGGGATCATTGTCGGTTCCGGCATCGGGGGCATGGATACGATTGCCAATGTCGTGGTCCCCATGGTCAATGCCGGTAAAGTGAAGCGGATGGGCAGCAGCATCGTCGAACAGGTCATGAACAGCGGAACCAGCGCCCGTGTCGGCGGCCTCCTGGCCCTCGGGAATCAGGTAACCTCCAATTCCTCGGCATGCAGCACCGGCAATGAAGCCATCTTTGAAGCGATGATGCGGATTCGCAATGGCTTGGCCAAGCGGATGCTGGCCGGTGGCACGGAAGGAGCTTCACCCCACATCTGGGCAGGCTTCGATGCCATGCGGGTGCTCTCCAAGAAATTTAATGACAATCCCGAACAGGCATCCCGTCCGCTGAGCGCCTCGGCCGCCGGATTTGTTCCCGGCTCCGGGGGGGCCCTTCTTCTCCTGGAAGACCTGGAAACGGCTCAGGCCCGTGGCGCCCGCATTTATGCGGAATTGCTTGGAGGACACGTCAATTGCGGCGGACATCGAATGGGAGGCTCCATGACGGCTCCCAATCCGGAAGGTGTCAAGAGGTGCATCCGCGCGGCTATTGCCGATGCAGCGATTTCCGCACAGGACATTGAGGCCATCAACGGGCACCTCACGGCGACATTCGCTGATCCCTACGAGGTGAAGAACTGGACCGAGGCGCTGGAGCGGGGTCCGGAGACTTTTCCCTACATCCAATCCACGAAATCCATGATCGGCCATTGTCTCGGTGCGGCGGGCGCCGTTGAATGCGTAGCCGTCGTGTTGGAGCTTTACAAGGGATTTCTCCATCCCTCCGTCAACAGCTCGGATGTCCATCCGGATATTGCCGCTTTTTCCAAAAGCATTCCTCAGCAAGCCCTGGAATGCCCGGATCTGAAAATTATCGCCAAAGCCGGTTTCGGATTTGGCGATGTGAACAGTTGCTTGATTTTCAAGAAATGGGAAGAATAGAATAAAAAATTAGAAATATCACTAATAAAGGAGTATAAAATGGACGAAAAAAAGATTTTTGACGAGTTGATCAACATCCTGAGACTTTATGCAAAAGACCCTGCTCTTCTGGAGACAGCCACAAAGGATACGCATATTCTCAACGATCTCAAGGTCAACTCCGCACGGCTTGTGGACGTGATCATCAAATGTGAGGATGTCTTTGGAATCGAAATTGATGATGACGATGCCGACAAAATCCGGACCATCGGAAATGCCATTGAAGTGGTTCAAAGCAAATTGTCCTAAGGTTTTCTTCATGAGCGAAACGGAAAAGAGTGCGCTTCATCTGCAATATTTTCTCGGAAGGATTGCTATCTTTATTCTGGGGCCGCTGATCTATCTTACGATACGGCTTGCCGGCTATCGTGTCCGGGATATTCGCAAGATTCGCCATAAATGCCACGAGCTCTTCAAAATCCATGAAGGGCCGTGGATCATTTGTGCAAATCATCTGACGATGATCGATTCCGCGATTCTGGCTTATGTCATTGCCCCGGTTCGCCGCTACGTGTTTAATTACAAGATCCTCCCCTGGAACGTTCCGGAACGGGCCAATTTCCAGCGCAATCTCTTCCTCACGGTTCTCTGTTATCTGTCGAAATGCATTCCCATCAGTCGCGGGGGTGATCGCCGGGAGGTCAAGTCCACACTGGAACAGTGTCTGAGTGTATTAAAGAGCGAACAGAATGTTCTCATTTTTCCGGAAGGTGGCCGTTCCCGGGTCGGACATGTGGACACGGAGAATTTCTCCTACGGGATCGGTCAATTGATCGAATCCTGCGAGGAATGCAAAGTGCTGTGCATCTATCTCCGGGGAGATGGTCAGGAAACGTACAGCAATCTGCCCCGCTGGGGGGAGAAGTTTTCCGTGCGCATCGACGTCATTGAACCTGCCCCCACGGAGTTGACCGGTCGCCGGGCACATCGTCACTACGCAGCACAGTGCATTCAGCAGCTTGCCCTGATGGAGGAACAGCATTTTGCCTCACGTCGGCAACGACATCGTGGATCTGACACAATCCACTGCCAGAAAGAAGAGCAGGAATATTCGCTTTCTGAACCGCGTCTTCACGCCTGAGGAACAAAGTTTCATCCTGTCCTCACCGTTCCCCGATCTGAGACTCTGGTCCTGCTGGGCTGCGAAGGAAGCGGCTTATAAAGCCATCAGTAAGGCATACCCTGATATTCCCGCAATACCGAAGCTCTACCCCGTCTCATTGGATTCCGGAAACTGCGGAAGTGACCTGAATAACTCTCCGAAGTTTCAAAGATCCCGCTTTCCTCGTCTATGCGCGGGTTTTGTAATGACACCCGGAGGGAAGTGCTGGATTCAAATTGAATATTCCCATACCTACCTTCACTGTCTTGCCTTTACCGAAGCTCCGGATACGCTGAATTTCTCCCGACATGTCCATTATCTTTATTCCTCTCTTCAGGATGTCCCCTCTCCCGAGGCCGAAGCGGTCCGGCTTGCAGCAAGGCTCCATCTTGCCGGACTGCTTTGCGAGAATTTCGAAGATCTGGAGATCTCCCGGCAGCAGAGAGGATCTTCACCGGCACCGCCCCGGGTCTTTTGCCGGGGCCAACGCCTGGATGTTGATATCAGCCTGAGCCACGACGGATTCTTTCTCGCCTGTTCCTGTCTCCTGCCCCCTCCCTCATTTTAGTTTGCACGGCAGATTTTGGGATTTGCACTCCTTGTCTTCCTATGATAGTTTTTTATCTCACTGCATGTTCGATTGATGGAAGAAAGAAGACGAAGTTCATATCAAGGCACGCTGGATTGCGGAAGTTAAATGGTCACCTTTATTGAAGGCATAGGCATAAGGACGTTAAAGGTCTGCCGTTCCGCATTCAATACACTTTTTTTCGCCTGGCGGGCAATTGTTCATCTCCTTGATCGTAGAACTTATAACAAGGCCACTCAACTGGTCATTATAATACAGTTATATTTTACGGCTGTTCAGATATTGCCCCTGTTCATTTATATTTCCGCTCTGATGGGCCTCTTAATGATGGGGATCGTCCTTGACTCCATCAAGCAACTCGGTATGACGGGATATCTGGGAAATATCCTGATGGGCTTTATCTTCACCGAGGTTTGCCCCTTTATGACGGTTCTGCTGCTGGCATTGCGCTCCGGAGCGGCAATCAACACGGAAGTGGCGGTTATGAAGGTCAGCAAGGAATTGGATGCCTTGAGTGTCTTCAACATCGACGCCTTCGATTATATCGT is a window from the Syntrophus gentianae genome containing:
- a CDS encoding 3-oxoacyl-ACP synthase III family protein; amino-acid sequence: MLYLHGLGHFHPENVISNSFLEELDIGTNEEWIMDRVGIMTRRTVLSLDYIRSTKNSDPRAALEASEYNNAQIGAFSAQMALERAGLSTADIGMVISGSSASDHLTPVEASTIAAELNIDVPCLDVNSACSSFGMDVHVLSMMKPEALPPFVLIVNPETMTKSVDYSDRSIAVLFGDGSAAAVVSSREPSRSVFLSSFCDSKPTAWEKVVIPRMGYFRQDGHAVQGFAIRKTTDSIRTLQSVYPVNRFVGHQANLGMLRTACERTGIVEDQHWHNVEHFGNTGCSGAPAVLSQHWQDLTPGDHVAVCVVGGGLTWVHTLLKIEDSL
- the fabA gene encoding bifunctional 3-hydroxydecanoyl-ACP dehydratase/trans-2-decenoyl-ACP isomerase; protein product: MTYEEFRERGSFSLEDLLAFAYGNLVENRPEGFEARLPAPPFLMLDRILTITHEGRQGRIVAEQDIRLDAWYFQCHFSGDPIQPGCLCVDAVWQLLGFYCVWRGALGAGRALGCQSVSFNGQIRPYNRCVRYEVDIRRFSQLKDSGASVVIGDAKIFVDNELITEITRAQSGVFSGIVYPDYPKHSHNSVGGIIRS
- a CDS encoding 3-oxoacyl-ACP reductase family protein, giving the protein MSSDKPVAIVTGGGTGIGAACSKVLARDGFRVGINYIDIVEDSAKAVLAQIEDGFLLKADLTDADQIESMLAEIKEKAGRVDVLLNAAGISINKDINSMTLEDFDLQRAIVRGSWYLTKRILRLFMLRKNSGRIINISSVVGHSGNSGQIPYTMEKAALDAFTKSLCKELAGRNILVNSVAPGFIDTPMTQNLPEEVKKRILDSIPLGRLGDPEEIADVVSFLACRASYISGTVIHVNGGLYGG
- a CDS encoding 3-hydroxyacyl-ACP dehydratase FabZ family protein, whose product is MVVDQVTKDLVLNAVPQQYPFRFIDEIIELDENHIVGAYRYREDEYFYKGHFPDRPITPGVILIETMAQTGVVAFGLYLTMQQRHNSLEETRQLTTLFTFVESVEFNNIVSPGERVIIRGEKIYFRRGSLKTKVSMERENGDNVCFGVLAGAGVMLNEA
- a CDS encoding beta-ketoacyl-[acyl-carrier-protein] synthase family protein, whose amino-acid sequence is MKRRVVITGMGVIAPNGHGLEEYEAALREGRSGIRYIPELKELNFACQVGGIPQGVEALRESYFVPEQLVSMNENIGYAAISAIDAWKDAGLTVPSFDSDEVDWDSGIIVGSGIGGMDTIANVVVPMVNAGKVKRMGSSIVEQVMNSGTSARVGGLLALGNQVTSNSSACSTGNEAIFEAMMRIRNGLAKRMLAGGTEGASPHIWAGFDAMRVLSKKFNDNPEQASRPLSASAAGFVPGSGGALLLLEDLETAQARGARIYAELLGGHVNCGGHRMGGSMTAPNPEGVKRCIRAAIADAAISAQDIEAINGHLTATFADPYEVKNWTEALERGPETFPYIQSTKSMIGHCLGAAGAVECVAVVLELYKGFLHPSVNSSDVHPDIAAFSKSIPQQALECPDLKIIAKAGFGFGDVNSCLIFKKWEE
- a CDS encoding phosphopantetheine-binding protein; this encodes MDEKKIFDELINILRLYAKDPALLETATKDTHILNDLKVNSARLVDVIIKCEDVFGIEIDDDDADKIRTIGNAIEVVQSKLS
- a CDS encoding lysophospholipid acyltransferase family protein, encoding MSETEKSALHLQYFLGRIAIFILGPLIYLTIRLAGYRVRDIRKIRHKCHELFKIHEGPWIICANHLTMIDSAILAYVIAPVRRYVFNYKILPWNVPERANFQRNLFLTVLCYLSKCIPISRGGDRREVKSTLEQCLSVLKSEQNVLIFPEGGRSRVGHVDTENFSYGIGQLIESCEECKVLCIYLRGDGQETYSNLPRWGEKFSVRIDVIEPAPTELTGRRAHRHYAAQCIQQLALMEEQHFASRRQRHRGSDTIHCQKEEQEYSLSEPRLHA
- a CDS encoding MlaE family ABC transporter permease, whose product is MVTFIEGIGIRTLKVCRSAFNTLFFAWRAIVHLLDRRTYNKATQLVIIIQLYFTAVQILPLFIYISALMGLLMMGIVLDSIKQLGMTGYLGNILMGFIFTEVCPFMTVLLLALRSGAAINTEVAVMKVSKELDALSVFNIDAFDYIVVPRIVSGIISVVLLNGIFTLVLLASGALFSRMIFGLGFDAYLHILVTSAEFSDLVILILKCATFGFFITLIPIHYGLTASNELSSIPIVVLNGMNNVFIAIIIIEVLSLLLSSI